The Deinococcus yavapaiensis KR-236 DNA window GTTCCCGAGCACGCCGAGGACAACCGCTGGGTGCACCGTCCGCACATGGACTGGGCGCGGGCCGAGCTTCGCCATGACGAGACGACGATCGCCGGTCGGATGTACCAAGGTCTGAAGCGCCTCATCGAGGCACGCCGAAACACGCCGCACTTTCACGCGGCGGTCGAAAGCCGCGTCATCGACTCGCCCAATCCGCACGTCTTGATGCTCGAACGCGTCCACCCGCTCGGGACGCTCGTCGCAACGTACAACTTCAGCGAGCACGCGCAAGCGCTCCCGTCTTGGCCGTTGCACGCGCGAGGCCTTTCGGACGCGCTCGACCGCATCACGCGTGAGCGGCGGGTGCTGGGCGAGACGCTGGTGTTACCGCCGTACGGCCGAGCGTGGCTGACGCCTTTCGAGGACGCCAGCACCCGCTGGTGAAAAGACGATCAGTTGCCCGTCGTGGTGTTCGACGTGTCCGTGTCGTTCGAGTCGGGCGCGGACGCGTCGGTGCTGAGATCGTCTTGAGGATCGACTTTCTCGTCGGCGGTGTTGTTGCCGCTCGGCTCGCGGAAAATCGAGTCGGTCATGGGGTTACCGACTCCGCCTTCCTCGTTCACGACGTTGCCGCTGCCCGACGAATCGGTCGACGTCTTGTCGTTGCCGCCCGTGGCGCTGCCGTTCATGTCCGTTCCGGTCGTCTCGGCGTTCGTGTCGGAGCTCGAAGAGTTCGACGAGGTGTCGCCCGAGTCGGACGACGAATCGACGTCCGCGTCGCTGTTCTGCCCGGTTCCGTCGTCTTGTGACGCATCGGGCGAGCCGAGGGTGTCTTGTCCGGACGCGTCGGGATTGTTGCCGTTGTTCGCGGGATCGACGACCGTTTTGGCCGAGCCGTCCTCGGCCGTTCCCTTGTTGCTGTCGGTGGGTGAGCAGGCGACCGCTCCGAGCGACAAAATCGCCGTGAGCAGCAGCGGCAGATGGGTACGTTTGGGCATGATGTCCTCCTGCCTCGCAAGGTACGCCGAGGCGTCGCGAGGCTCGACAAAAGCGCGTGAAGGTCGCACCGCGTGCTTCTTCGGGCGAGCTTGAGCAAACGCCCAGTTTGAGCGCGTGTTAGGCTGGCGTGATTTGAGCGAGGACATCACGCGGCGCAAACTGCGGCATATCGACGCCTGCCTCGGTGACGACGTGCTGTACACCTCCAAGACGACCGGCTTCGAGACGGTTCCTTGGCCGTACCGCGCGCTGCCCGAGCTGAACCTCGGCGACGTCGACCTTTCCACGACCTTTCTCGGCAAACGGCTCGCCGCGCCCCTCTTGATCGGCGCGATGACGGGCGGCGCCGAGAAGGCGGGCCTCATCAATCGTCACCTCGCCATCGCCGCGCAGGCACTCGGCATCGGCATGATGCTGGGCTCGCAACGCGTGATGCTGGAAAACGAGCGGGCCACCGCGACCTTCGCCGTACGCTCCGTCGCGCCCGACATTCTGCTCATCGGCAACCTCGGGGCGGCGCAGCTTCTCAAGGGATACGGCGAGGAGCACGTGACGCGCGCCATCGAACTCGTTGGCGCGGACGCCCTCGCGTTGCACGCCAATCCGCTGCAAGAAGCGCTGCAACCATCCGGTGACACGAATTGGCGAGGCATCACGGCGCGCTTCGCGAGCGTCGTGCCTAGCGTTCCTTACCCGCTGATGCTCAAGGAAGTCGGTCACGGCTTGTCCGGCCGCGTCGCGAGAAGCGTCGCGCACGTCGGCTTCGCGGCGATCGACGTGGCGGGCGCGGGCGGCACGAGTTGGGCGAAAGTCGAAGAAGTCGTGCGCTTCGGTCGTGTCCTCAACCCCGACCTCACCGAGATCGGCGTGCCGACCGTGACGGCCCTGCGAGAAGTGCGCGCCAACCTTCCC harbors:
- the fni gene encoding type 2 isopentenyl-diphosphate Delta-isomerase, which produces MLGWRDLSEDITRRKLRHIDACLGDDVLYTSKTTGFETVPWPYRALPELNLGDVDLSTTFLGKRLAAPLLIGAMTGGAEKAGLINRHLAIAAQALGIGMMLGSQRVMLENERATATFAVRSVAPDILLIGNLGAAQLLKGYGEEHVTRAIELVGADALALHANPLQEALQPSGDTNWRGITARFASVVPSVPYPLMLKEVGHGLSGRVARSVAHVGFAAIDVAGAGGTSWAKVEEVVRFGRVLNPDLTEIGVPTVTALREVRANLPGMPLVASGGVRSGLDVAKALSLGASVAAIARPLLAPALRGPEAVVDVLSEVIDALRAALFVAGAAKVGDARGLGDEAD